In Mangifera indica cultivar Alphonso chromosome 7, CATAS_Mindica_2.1, whole genome shotgun sequence, the genomic window tctactctctcaatgaaaacttgtagatagggcaagtagagtcgtatccacagagattgggttatttatctgaaatctaACAAACTAAAGTAAGcgggattttgttgtttcgaatcctaccaataaacaaaaatcaattaattcaaaattaaataatcaaagcaatcaaaaaactaaattgaaacaataataagacgagttctagccaagtaattcaagtatggttcaattcaattgatcatcgataaaaagattaattttttcttttaaataaaccgGTTATGAAACATCGAGAAGCTCGTTGTTCTGCTTTTCCTTAGGTGTTGGTAATTAAGAaacgttctttaattacttctcttgtttttcaatcagttctagatacgatcttagaatttaaattgaaaacagaattaaaaattagaaaagccacttattctaatcaacaaaatatagacgttgtttttgtttaaattagattaacctattcAACTGTGAATTTCTCAGTAAATAACGCGATTCTCTCCTTTCCACAATCAGTCATCTCCTATGTATTTTGCCGTCATTCTGTCTTAATAcgtgacaactctaaattccttttattttgtatcttttctcagaataatgcaattaatgcccaatttcctaaaacaagcaattaatcaaataattaacgaattaaatatcacaaatcaagaaaattaaatgccgaaaaatatgaaatttcacacactaacaaatattaatttatatccaataatctttcaagcatatttaagtaaaataatatattaatattttattaatgttatcaacaaaacacaaaaaatatatatacataacaattttttccaaatataataacaatgtaTATACAGTAAGATTTTAGATactctatttttataaaaatcttttattttggGTAGTCATAGATTATCCGAACCAAACATTCTCTTAAAGATAAAAGTCTTAGTATATAAGAATGTTATTCTCTTATCTAAGTCCTTAACAAATACATTCATTGTaacaaaaaaaagatgaaaacgaTATTGAAATAATAGTGACTTTGATagacataatattgttttggtTAAACCAAAATATATCCACAcgttttttctctttattattaatattgatttgaatgcaattgtttgttttattaataccACACTCTCTAGTTTGGTTAAATAAATggaaatattttaacaataatggAAGGGTATTCAATGGtttcttcaaaataaaaaatgtatgcaAAAGAAAGACTCAATATTTGAGGCTTGAACTCCCAACCAATGCCCTTTGGGTCAGTCAAGCAATGCCATGTGCATTTGCTACCAAGTTTAACCAGCATAGCGTCAATTCAATTCTAACTATGTTACCATTATTGTCCTTTCAATCTAAACCTTACATATGTATCAATCATAGTGGTTCTCTCTAGATTCTGTCTCgtgattttttcaaacctaGCCTAACTCTCTTTCTATATAAATACAGTAACCCTTCATGCATTCAAAACAACAAGAGCTAAGCTAAGCAAATTACACTTTCTTACTTAGTTCTCAAGGTATTATTGTGTGAAAGAGTAGTGAATAGAGAAGTAAATTCAGCATTCATATTGTGATAATGGGTGGCAACAAGCAAAAGAAAGGCTTCTCCGTTTTCAGCATGTTCAAATCAATGAGGTCTAGAAGATCTTACTCATGGGAGGATAACGCAGAAAGTGGGGGAAGGGTGTGGGCTAGCGATGAAGACAAAGGTTCTTGGGTTGCTGAGCCTGGTATTGACAGGAAAGCTCAAGATTTCATTGCCAAAGTCCACGCGAATCGCTTCTCGGAATCTGAACATGCTGTTTATCAATCTGGAGCTGCAATTGGGAAAGCTTGAACATCATATCAGATATAGCTACTTTCATTTACTTGTCAAGTGTTATATCAGTTTATTAATTTCTTGTATGTCTTTGTTATTTCTTCACATCTCTCTTAACCTTTCTCTGTAGAAAATGGTGTGCTTAATGTATTTGAAATTGCGAGCAATTGATGCATACATACCAATAAAGTCGGGTGAATTTGAGCCCTTGTTATTGCAAGTGTCATATCTTTCagatttcatcatttcttcaCTTCGAAGTCACTATAAATTTCAAAGAGTAATCCATGATTTGTAAGCTGCAATGGTAAAGTCGAATGAATTTGAGCCACTGTTATTGAAATTAAgcattttcttatttctttgcCTCTTCACTTCAAAGTTACTGTAATTTTCGAAGAATGATCCATGGTTTGGCCTGCAGCGTATTTCCAAGTATATAAGCAGCAATGGTaaagttgaataaatttgaGCCCTTGTAACTTCAAGCATATGTTTTCAACTGCATCGTTTCTTCGCTTTGAAGTTCGTTTTCAAAGAATCCTCCATGGCTAAACTGCTTCTGGTTCAGGAAtcttacaatatttataatttccaaCAAGAAAGATTGTTCTTTCTTCCTCACATGCGTTATTGTACCTAGtgggtattttgataatttaacccTTTTAAGCTTTTCTgtctttaacttttttattcttCCTTTTAGATGCTTTATTAACCAATTCATAAACTTATACTATAATTAATCACAAGTATAAGAaggtttagtttgattaattggATTAATTTCTACTTCAAATGATAAAAATCCGGTGTCCCTCTTGAAGATTCGAAAAGCCAATTGATTGAaatgaaatgttttgttaaaAGAACAGACATGAAATGATGttatgcattaaagttttcctAGGAAGATGCTCCAAGGAGGTAATGACCCTGTTGAAAATGGATGGTAAGGGTTGTTTCAAAACCTCCAGAATATGAAGTATCCTTGATGTACAAGTCACATAACTGAGATGTGAATTTGGCATCCATATGCAATTCATGTACAATTCATGTtacatcaaaattatatatgcaaTTTATGTTACATCAGAGTTATATGTTATGGACCTCCATTAATTGACAACGTAGCATGGAAAcggaaatatgaaaattcaaaaacagaAAACTCTGAAACGTGATACTATGTATACAGTTTAAGTGCACAATTTGTATACATACATGatgtgtcataatatgattgaatattattttatttttaattcaaaattattcaatcacataatgacatatcatctgtgtgttaaaagtgtgtacatatagttttattgtttctcaaaaatataaaaaacggaaacatgaaaaaatatataaatatgaaaaatataagggtatttttataaataccaaatctTATAAAAGAATACAgcatatatttctttttttaaaaaatagttagtACGAAATCAGAGTTAAGGTTCGAAATTgcaaaggaaaatgaaatatgagatcaatttttaattgatcaaaaaatgaggaaaagaaatgcatttctttttctgaaatgcattacaatttttttatatttccgaAACACCACGAAATGTTTTGTATTAGTTTCAGGGTATTTCGAAAATGAAAACATTCTAGAAATGCAGATGTGTTTGTGTGTTTCCTAGTCGATTGGTCATCCATGCACAAATCTTACCTTAATTGTCACTATTCTCTCCATCATTTTATAATCATTTGGATAACTCTCTAATATTGGCTTGGCAAAGTAAAGACTGCTGAAAGTACTGATTTTCAGACACTCCATATGAGAAGTTTTAGTCTGTTTTTGGGATTCCAGATTCGAATATTTTGTGTTTCTTACTATGAATGGTTGAAGCTCTTTTAAACATCTAttcaaagaaatattttaatccAGCTATACATAAAGCTGAACAACTTCAACAATGACCTGACATCAATTTCACTTTTGTATTGTTTCTGTGCATATATATGCAAAACGTCCTATCATGAACTCCATCTTTAAGCTCAAAAGTTCTTAATTATCTGCTGATAAACTGTCTTACTAATAGAAATATTATCAGAATCTCACAATTGGATGTGCACTGGAAAAAATATCTCACTAGCCAAATCAATGGCtgttaattaaacaaattataataattaaaactcttcATTAGTACACACTTCAAAAGTACTGGCTAGCAACTCTTTGCATCCATCATCCACGGAGtagtttcaactttcaacaCACTTTTTCAAACTAGAGGCACAATGATTTTACAAGAATTAGGTTAAATTTTCGAAGGATTGCACGTGCAGGAATAAATGAGAATGTGTGACACTCCTAAAAAATTCTCACATCGACAAAATATATGAGAGATGCTAAGTTTATATGTGCATTCCATATTGTTTGTGTTACTAAGATAAAACTAGTTAAATAGTCTATAAACTCGATACATTTTGAATTGTAAAGTCTAAATACAAAACCAAGATGTACTATGTGtccaaaatagataatatcttgataaacTATTTGGACAAGGATGTTACAATAAGAATGTATAAAAGTGAACTTGGAAAGATGAAGAATTTTCCAACTTCAAGATTGATGCAAAGTTGATTGATTCTGTAGGAAGAAATTTCTGGTTCAATTTACTTGTAATATGAAAGCTCCACCAGTCTAAGATGAACTTTAAGTTACAGGCATTTAGAATCTTGTTGAATGTACAGTCAAAACTTTG contains:
- the LOC123219959 gene encoding uncharacterized protein LOC123219959, coding for MGGNKQKKGFSVFSMFKSMRSRRSYSWEDNAESGGRVWASDEDKGSWVAEPGIDRKAQDFIAKVHANRFSESEHAVYQSGAAIGKA